A region from the Panicum hallii strain FIL2 chromosome 1, PHallii_v3.1, whole genome shotgun sequence genome encodes:
- the LOC112897342 gene encoding uncharacterized protein LOC112897342 has protein sequence MSAFRLLSISHKRRVCLEAEATHAAVLAMTRRVVAPRWGGSVPMHRVIRRDRDGAWAELVRRYFAPEPLFDDATFRRRFRMKISLFDMIFERLAEKSEYFHQKANGLGCMGFHGKHKCVVAMRMLAYGSIADALDDGYAMAESTVLECVKEFASTVISVFEEDYLRPPNQAKYDMAYYLADKIYPEWATLQASRLWRPHDMNTIMRACIILHNMIIKSERDMVLDENEFREPTDQPIPRERNIAEINALMAAYHKIQDKPTSQRLQQDLIEHH, from the exons ATGTCGGCGTTCAGATTACTTTCAATTTCGCACAAGAGGAGGGTATGCCTTGAAGCTGAAGCTACTCATGCAGCTGTACTGGCGATGACACGACGTGTGGTTGCTCCTAGATGGGGTGGTTCTGTCCCCATGCACCGTGTAATTCGGAGAGACAGGGATGGTGCCTGGGCGGAGCTTGTGAGGCGTTACTTCGCGCCGGAGCCTTTGTTCGATGACGCCACATTCCGCCGCCG TTTTAGGATGAAAATAAGCTTGTTCGACATGATCTTTGAGAGACTTGCTGAGAAGAGTGAGTATTTTCATCAGAAAGCCAATGGTTTAGGATGTATGGGATTCCATGGAAAGCATAAGTGCGTTGTGGCCATGCGGATGCTTGCGTATGGAAGTATAGCCGACGCACTTGATGATGGTTATGCCATGGCCGAGAGCACCGTTTTGGAGTGCGTCAAGGAGTTTGCAAGCACTGTCATTTCCGTGTTTGAGGAAGACTATCTGCGACCACCTAATCAGGCCAA GTATGACATGGCATACTACCTAGCTGACAAGATATATCCTGAGTGGGCGACGCTG CAAGCTAGTAGATTGTGGAGACCGCATGACATGAACACAATTATGCGGGCTTGTATCATTCTTCACAATATGATCATCAAGTCCGAGCGGGACATGGTCCTGGATGAGAACGAGTTTCGTGAGCCCACTGATCAGCCAATTCCAAGAGAGAGGAACATTGCCGAGATCAATGCTTTGATGGCTGCATACCACAAGATCCAGGACAAGCCTACATCCCAGCGCCTCCAGCAGGATCTCATCGAACATCATTAG
- the LOC112894501 gene encoding WD repeat-containing protein LWD1 yields the protein MGGGGDGDAWADQEQGNGGGSRGGGAGGGGGEAKRSEIYTYEAGWHIYAMNWSVRRDKKYRLAMASLLEQVPNRVEVVQLDEASGDIAPVLAFDHQYPPTKTMFIPDPHALRPDLLATSADHLRIWRIPSADDADGDAPSANNSGSVRCNGAPQPGVELRCELNGNRNSDYCGPLTSFDWNDADPRRIGTSSIDTTCTIWDVEREAVDTQLIAHDKEVYDIAWGGAGVFASVSADGSVRVFDLRDKEHSTIIYESGSGGGGGGSNSGAGDGGAASPTPLVRLGWNKQDPRYMATIIMDSPKVVVLDIRYPTLPVVELHRHHAPVNAIAWAPHSSCHICTAGDDMQALIWDLSSMGTGSNGGNNGNGNAAAAAAAEGGLDPILAYTAGAEIEQLQWSATQPDWVAIAFANKLQILRV from the coding sequence ATGGGCGGGGGCGGTGACGGCGACGCGTGGGCGGATCAGGAGCAGGGCAACGGCGGGGGCAgccgcggcgggggcgccggcggcggcggcggggaggccaAGCGGTCGGAGATCTACACCTACGAGGCCGGCTGGCACATCTACGCCATGAACTGGAGCGTGCGCCGCGACAAGAAGTACCGCCTCGCCATGGCCAGCCTCCTCGAGCAGGTCCCCAACCGCGTCGAGGTCGTCCAGCTCGACGAGGCCTCGGGCGACATCGCCCCCGTCCTCGCCTTCGACCACCAGTACCCGCCCACCAAGACCATGTTCATCCCGGACCCGCACGCGCTCCGCCCCGACCTGCTCGCCACCTCCGCCGACCACCTCCGCATCTGGCGCATCCCCTCCGCCGACGACGCCGACGGCGACGCCCCCTCCGCCAACAACTCCGGCTCCGTCCGCTGCAACGGCGCCCCGCAGCCGGGCGTCGAGCTCCGCTGCGAGCTCAACGGCAATCGCAACAGCGACTACTGCGGCCCGCTCACCTCCTTCGACTGGAACGACGCCGACCCGCGCCGCATCGGCACCTCCTCCATCGACACCACCTGCACCATCTGGGACGTCGAGCGCGAGGCCGTCGACACCCAGCTCATCGCCCACGACAAGGAGGTCTACGACATCGCCTGGGGTGGCGCTGGTGTCTTTGCCTCCGTCTCCGCTGATGGCTCTGTCCGTGTCTTTGACCTCCGTGACAAGGAGCATTCCACAATCATCTACGAGTCTGGttcaggcggtggcggcggcggctccaattCTGGTGCTGGAGATGGCGGGGCTGCATCGCCAACACCGCTCGTCAGGTTGGGCTGGAACAAGCAGGACCCAAGGTACATGGCCACCATCATCATGGATAGCCCCAAGGTCGTAGTGCTTGATATCCGCTACCCGACACTGCCTGTGGTAGAGCTGCATCGTCACCATGCGCCTGTCAATGCCATCGCTTGGGCGCCTCACTCTTCATGCCACATCTGCACAGCTGGGGATGACATGCAGGCGCTGATATGGGACCTATCATCCATGGGCACTGGGAGCAACGGCGGCAACAATGGAAATGGTAAtgctgctgcagctgcagcagcagaGGGTGGCCTGGATCCCATTTTGGCATATACGGCAGGAGCAGAGATTGAGCAGCTGCAGTGGTCGGCGACCCAGCCTGACTGGGTTGCTATTGCATTTGCCAATAAACTTCAGATTCTCAGGGTCTGA